The genomic DNA ATCAGGAAGTCAGCTCAATCAGTCGTGACCTCAAGGCCATGGCCAAAGAGTTTGATTGCCCAGTAATCGCACTGGCACAGCTCAACCGTGAATCAGAAAAAGGAAAACGTCCAAAGCCGAGCGATTTAAAAGAGTCAGGCCAGATCGAGCAGGATGCAGATCAGATTTTGTTGGTTCATCCAATTATGAACAGTGATGACGAAATGCCAAGCGGTGTGACTGAAATCATTATCGGCAAGAACCGTCATGGCAAGAAGGGTGTGGTCCGGGTTGTGGACCGTTTGGATATCTGCCGTTTTTCTTCGATTCGTAGTGATGAGGAACAAGGCTTAGGGGGTGGGGTGTGAAGAATAGATTTTATTTACGTTCACCGCATGGCAATACCGGATCAAACATGGTTTTTCATGCGATTGATGGCAAGGGCTATACCTCAAATTTAGATTTAGCTCATGTTTACACATTGGAAGAAGCACAAAAGGAGTGGGAATTAGCTCGTGATGGTGAATACCCAATTTCCGCAGATCATATTGATTCACTGAGCATCTGGAAGATAGATCACCAGTATTTACCATCAAAATCAGACTTAAGCCCATCTGATAAATATGTGCTTTTTATTAAAGGCATCTGGGATGGAAACGATGTTTACTGGAGCGATTTGAATGGTAATAAATCAACCAATTTTTTACATGCTCAAATAATTGGACGCACAGCTGCTGAGTGCATTAACCACAATGATTATGTAGTGGTGCCTTTTGAATTGGCAGATAAGAAAAAACGTCGGACATTTAATTTTGCTTTGCTTAATCATAGAAAAATGATGATTGCAGCAGGCTTAAGAACTCCAGAACGCATAAAGAAATCATGTCGTAGAGTCATAAACCCAATGACCCGATTTAACTGCCCAACATGCGGAAAAATTAACTGGCAACACAATCCATATGATTTTGATGGATGTAAGCATTGTGATGAAGGGATGCATATTTCTTTTCAGTGGGGTGCCGCATGAAACACCCATTAGACGATAAAACAATCCTACTCATCTGCCTTATTGCTTTGATTTGCTTGTGTGCATTGGCGAGTGGATCTGAAAGTAAAAACTTTGTGCTGGGGTGGGTATGAACGAAATCATTCAACAACGAATTGAGTTTGTGCAAGCGGGCAAAGACATCACTTATGCACAGTTAATCGCTAAGCGTAATTTGCGTGAAGAACTTGAAACCGAAATGGAGAAGTATTTAGCGCGTGGTGGGAGGGTTGAAACACTCAAGGGTACTGAGTTTGTACCACGCCCACCGCGCAAACAAACCAAAATCAAAGGGCATGCGTCAAAGTCCCAGGTGGTGAAAATCAGAAATTGGGTGAATGCAGTAAGCACCACCCCAACCAGGCGCGAACAACTTTCAAGAACTACAGGAATTCATATTAATCGCGTTCGATCACTGCTTGCACCACCAGCAACACATGGTGCACGGATGACACAAAGTGAGTTTTCTTTGTTCATGGAGGCGATTCCATTCATCGAAAGACGCGAAGTACAAGGAAAAGCAGCATGAGCAATCATCACCTAAAAACACTGCGCGACAAATTAAACGGATCAATTCCACTGGCACCAAATGAAGATGAGGAATTGTTGCAAGAACAATGGAACCAGATGCATGCGGAAATGGAAGCGCTTAAAGCTGAGGATGAACGGAATTATGTGGAGTTTGAGAGATGAGTGAGCAAGGACAAAAATTCGATACAAACAAGCCAAGAATGTCACTACTTCCAAAAGGCGCTCTAAACGCTGTAATTCGCGTTTTAGAGTTTGGGGCTACAAAGTATCAAGTAGACAACTGGAAGCATGTTCCTGACGCGAAAACTCGCTATTACGATGCAATGCAACGCCATATTGATGCTTGGTGGCATGGTGAGCAGAAAGACTCTGAAACAGGAGAGCATCATTTGGCACATGCGATTTGCTGCGGGATGTTCTTGTGGTGGTTTGATGATATGGACAGCAAGGTTATGGTTGGTCAGGGATTTGCGGCAAAGTTTGTTCGCAAGGGTGATTTAGAAAAAATAGAAAATTGCTTACACATATCAACTTCGATGTTCCATGACGATAAAGCTGAATGCTTTGGATGTGGTGCAATTGTAAATCATGAGCGGAAAGTTATTGGGGTGAAGCGAGGTGCTAATGACTAACCTCATCATCGGCATTGATCCAGACCTAGAAAAATCAGGGGTGGCTGTCTTAGGGCAGTCACTGGAACTTAAAAACTTAACCTTTGCTCAGACTGTAGAGCTATTCCGAAGCCATCAAGATGAAATCAAGAAAGTTGTCATTGAAGCAGGTTGGCTGAATAAGAAATCTAATTTTCGTTTTGGTCATTCTAAGACCGAAGGAGAGCGAATTGCTAAAAATGTAGGTGAGAACCACGCAACGGGTAAATTACTGGCTGAAATG from Acinetobacter sp. CS-2 includes the following:
- a CDS encoding dATP/dGTP diphosphohydrolase domain-containing protein, encoding MSEQGQKFDTNKPRMSLLPKGALNAVIRVLEFGATKYQVDNWKHVPDAKTRYYDAMQRHIDAWWHGEQKDSETGEHHLAHAICCGMFLWWFDDMDSKVMVGQGFAAKFVRKGDLEKIENCLHISTSMFHDDKAECFGCGAIVNHERKVIGVKRGAND